One segment of Candidatus Eisenbacteria bacterium DNA contains the following:
- a CDS encoding cupin domain-containing protein, which yields MKLQLKRIAKNIKEPWAPQEVATVDGHHAYLCLFKGDFIMHRHPGDELFLCIDGEFEIETPDGTFVVKEGESFLVKKGMPHKTRARKKALLLMFERVGLQKQPVRPPTK from the coding sequence ATGAAACTCCAACTCAAGCGAATCGCAAAGAATATAAAGGAGCCGTGGGCGCCGCAGGAGGTTGCGACGGTCGACGGCCACCACGCGTACCTCTGTCTGTTCAAAGGTGACTTCATCATGCACAGGCATCCGGGCGACGAACTGTTTCTGTGTATCGACGGAGAATTCGAAATAGAGACTCCCGACGGCACGTTCGTGGTGAAAGAAGGAGAGAGTTTCTTGGTAAAGAAAGGTATGCCTCACAAGACGAGGGCACGGAAGAAGGCGCTCCTTCTCATGTTTGAACGGGTCGGTCTTCAGAAGCAGCCCGTCCGGCCTCCCACCAAGTAG
- a CDS encoding CDP-alcohol phosphatidyltransferase family protein, translated as MTGLLKKKGRLLIEPIAKMLIKLGLTATALTLLGFAAAAIAGLLFALGHVRLAAIAVLVSGLLDSADGTVARLSSRVTRAGAFTDSAVDRYCEAVIFFGLLIHYLRRDVFSLVLLTFVAMSGAFMVSYMRARLEGLGKECRVGLLEREDRVIVLAVGGLVGEIGIQVALWVLAVFSHYTALQRVRYATRSLGDSEPLATDSSGKDDSIRD; from the coding sequence ATGACTGGTCTTCTAAAGAAAAAAGGTAGACTCCTCATCGAGCCTATCGCGAAGATGCTGATCAAATTGGGCCTCACCGCGACGGCGCTCACGTTGCTCGGGTTTGCGGCCGCAGCGATCGCCGGTCTGCTTTTCGCTCTCGGCCACGTCCGCCTTGCTGCAATTGCGGTGTTGGTCTCGGGACTACTTGATAGCGCTGACGGAACCGTGGCAAGACTCTCGAGTCGAGTGACGCGGGCCGGCGCCTTTACGGACTCGGCAGTTGACAGATACTGCGAGGCTGTCATATTTTTCGGACTCCTGATACACTACCTGCGCAGGGACGTTTTTTCTTTGGTCCTCCTCACGTTTGTGGCCATGAGCGGCGCCTTCATGGTGAGTTACATGAGGGCGAGGCTGGAAGGATTGGGGAAAGAATGCCGTGTGGGTTTGCTTGAGCGAGAGGATCGTGTTATTGTACTTGCCGTCGGCGGGTTGGTGGGTGAGATCGGCATTCAGGTCGCACTGTGGGTGCTGGCAGTATTTTCTCACTACACCGCGCTCCAGAGAGTGAGGTACGCCACAAGGTCTCTCGGGGATTCGGAACCTCTTGCTACCGACTCTTCCGGGAAGGACGATTCGATTCGTGATTGA
- the rsmI gene encoding 16S rRNA (cytidine(1402)-2'-O)-methyltransferase — MTETKGKLYLVATPIGNMEDISIRALRTLRGAAFIAAEDTRHSRKLLARYKIRRSLLSYHDFNKAKVAPQIIKRIASGEDVALVSDAGSPGISDPGFLLVKLAIAEGIDVVPIPGASSVICALQISGLATHSFAFEGFLPRKKGKRRARLESLKPEERTMIFFESPNRLRTTVPEMLEVLGDRKIAICRELTKLFEEVIRTTLFRANELLAKRTIKGEVVLVVEGNAAAEARRASATPAE; from the coding sequence ATGACGGAGACCAAGGGAAAGCTGTATCTTGTGGCGACCCCAATCGGCAACATGGAGGACATCTCCATCAGGGCGTTGCGGACGCTCCGCGGGGCGGCTTTCATCGCGGCCGAAGATACGAGACACTCACGAAAGCTCCTAGCGCGCTACAAGATAAGGCGATCTCTCCTGAGCTACCACGATTTCAACAAGGCGAAGGTGGCTCCGCAGATAATAAAAAGAATCGCGTCGGGCGAGGACGTGGCGCTGGTATCTGATGCGGGCAGCCCGGGCATTTCCGATCCCGGGTTCCTGCTCGTCAAGCTCGCGATAGCTGAGGGCATCGACGTGGTCCCGATACCCGGCGCCTCATCTGTGATCTGTGCGCTTCAGATCTCCGGGCTTGCCACTCACAGCTTCGCCTTCGAAGGATTTCTCCCCAGAAAGAAGGGGAAGAGGCGGGCGAGGCTCGAGAGCCTCAAGCCTGAGGAGCGAACGATGATTTTCTTCGAATCGCCCAATCGGTTGCGTACGACCGTGCCAGAGATGCTCGAGGTTCTGGGTGACAGGAAAATCGCCATTTGTAGAGAACTAACCAAGCTTTTCGAAGAGGTTATCAGGACAACGCTTTTCCGAGCGAACGAGCTGCTTGCGAAAAGAACGATCAAAGGTGAGGTCGTGCTTGTCGTGGAAGGTAACGCGGCCGCTGAGGCCAGAAGGGCCAGTGCCACTCCGGCAGAATGA
- a CDS encoding arginine decarboxylase, pyruvoyl-dependent produces MAVVPSRIFFTKGVGTHREELQSFELALRDAGIEKLNLVRVSSIYPPNCRIVPRNEGLKEIVPGMIAYCVMSSLSSNEPHRLIASSIGCAVPADKSAYGYLSEHHAFGQTDEVAGEYAEDLAASMLATTLGIEFDENKNWDEKKEVFKISDLIVKTTHIAQSTIITKCCSTVIAAAVFLD; encoded by the coding sequence ATGGCTGTCGTTCCCTCGCGCATTTTCTTCACGAAGGGAGTAGGAACGCACCGTGAGGAACTTCAGTCGTTCGAGCTGGCCCTCAGGGACGCCGGCATTGAGAAACTGAACCTCGTGCGCGTTTCCAGCATCTATCCACCCAATTGCAGGATAGTCCCAAGGAACGAGGGTCTCAAGGAGATAGTCCCGGGCATGATTGCGTATTGCGTCATGAGCAGCCTGAGCAGCAACGAGCCCCACAGGCTTATTGCGTCATCCATAGGTTGCGCCGTTCCCGCCGACAAGAGCGCCTACGGTTATCTCAGCGAACATCATGCCTTCGGACAAACCGACGAAGTGGCCGGAGAGTACGCCGAAGACCTCGCTGCCTCCATGCTCGCCACCACACTCGGAATAGAGTTCGACGAAAACAAGAACTGGGACGAGAAAAAGGAAGTGTTCAAGATAAGCGACCTTATCGTTAAGACGACGCACATTGCCCAATCCACAATCATTACCAAGTGTTGTTCAACAGTCATTGCGGCCGCAGTGTTCCTAGATTAG
- a CDS encoding integration host factor subunit beta, translating to MDKPLSLEGGFDVTKAELVDEIAERTGLTKKDVADTVDEFLNAVSRALAGGKHIEIRGFGTFKVKDRKARIARNPRTGDSVPVPPRKVPVFKVSKELKDMVAQG from the coding sequence ATGGACAAGCCACTCTCTCTGGAAGGAGGTTTCGACGTGACAAAAGCGGAACTCGTTGACGAGATTGCCGAGAGGACAGGTCTTACAAAGAAAGACGTCGCCGACACCGTAGATGAATTCCTCAATGCCGTGTCAAGGGCGCTCGCCGGTGGTAAGCACATTGAGATTCGTGGGTTCGGGACTTTCAAGGTGAAAGACAGGAAGGCCAGAATTGCGCGAAATCCAAGAACGGGTGACTCCGTGCCAGTTCCTCCGAGGAAGGTGCCGGTGTTCAAGGTGTCAAAGGAACTGAAGGATATGGTCGCTCAGGGTTAG
- a CDS encoding CdaR family protein, with the protein MSMFARIFRENVGIKIAAIVLSLLVFSYVRAQKEGELTSRVSVELKGIPDSLAWTGEVPSQVSVTFSGKLRNLIELRIAPLRIPVDLSQAGPGRFQRTLSAADVPLPEVSGVVVTHFAGPERIDIVIEKRISKAVRVIPVLVGDLAEGLGLTAQPVALPESVSVNGAASVVASTDSLLTAPIDVSQKRQSFSTKVRLDLQGKALKCDAQVVEVYVEVGAESLGVVGEVPEPGSQR; encoded by the coding sequence ATGAGTATGTTTGCAAGGATTTTTCGGGAAAATGTCGGCATCAAGATTGCCGCGATAGTGCTTTCACTCCTCGTATTTTCCTACGTGAGAGCGCAGAAGGAAGGCGAGCTGACCTCCAGAGTGTCCGTCGAGCTGAAGGGCATTCCTGACTCGCTCGCGTGGACCGGAGAGGTGCCGAGCCAGGTGTCAGTCACGTTCAGCGGGAAGTTGAGAAACCTGATCGAGCTGAGGATTGCTCCACTTCGCATTCCCGTTGACCTTTCCCAGGCGGGGCCGGGGCGTTTTCAGCGCACGCTGTCCGCCGCCGACGTGCCGCTGCCCGAAGTTTCAGGCGTCGTCGTGACACACTTCGCCGGGCCTGAGCGAATAGACATAGTGATAGAAAAGAGAATTTCGAAGGCGGTGCGCGTGATTCCCGTTCTGGTCGGGGACCTTGCGGAGGGTCTTGGTCTGACGGCGCAGCCCGTTGCACTTCCTGAGAGCGTGTCCGTGAACGGTGCAGCAAGCGTGGTGGCTTCTACTGACTCTCTTCTCACCGCGCCGATCGACGTCTCTCAGAAAAGACAGTCTTTCTCTACCAAGGTGAGGCTCGACCTTCAAGGCAAGGCTCTCAAGTGTGACGCGCAGGTGGTGGAGGTCTACGTCGAAGTCGGCGCCGAGAGCCTCGGTGTGGTTGGAGAGGTTCCAGAACCCGGTTCGCAGCGTTGA
- a CDS encoding TlpA disulfide reductase family protein — MTKILVMVSSLLLFLSCSVGNAPREGRVAPDFELSSLEGQKISLSQFRGKIVILDFWATWCKPCRLELPHFVALYEEFGNDALQIIGVSLDQVGSDEVASFVKEWKIPYVIVMGNGEVTKSYGGIKGIPTTFVIDKRGNVYRKYVGYRDKEVFERDIRALLDKA, encoded by the coding sequence ATGACAAAGATCTTGGTGATGGTCTCTTCATTGCTTCTTTTTCTTTCCTGCTCGGTGGGAAACGCTCCGAGAGAAGGAAGGGTTGCGCCGGACTTCGAGCTTTCCTCACTCGAAGGTCAGAAGATCAGCCTGTCGCAGTTTCGGGGCAAGATCGTGATACTCGACTTCTGGGCGACGTGGTGCAAGCCCTGCAGGTTGGAGCTGCCACACTTCGTGGCGCTGTACGAGGAGTTCGGAAACGACGCGCTTCAGATAATAGGGGTGTCGCTCGACCAGGTGGGAAGTGACGAAGTGGCCTCCTTCGTGAAGGAATGGAAGATTCCCTACGTCATCGTCATGGGAAACGGCGAAGTGACCAAGAGCTACGGGGGCATAAAGGGTATTCCCACCACCTTTGTGATTGACAAGCGGGGCAACGTCTACCGAAAATACGTCGGTTACAGAGACAAGGAAGTATTCGAACGGGACATACGCGCTCTCTTGGACAAAGCGTAG
- the lpdA gene encoding dihydrolipoyl dehydrogenase, translated as MNDFDLLVIGAGPAGYVGAIRAAQLGAKVCLVERADVGGVCLNRGCIPTKTLTGLAELLEKTRTFQKLGIRIEGNVVPDLARAVQRKREIVSSLVRGIRTLLAANGVTLVSGEASFADQRTVEVRQAGATRELSANKILIATGSEASELPNLPFDGSAIISSSEALELEEVPRSVLVVGAGAIGCEFAFIFSALGSAVTVVEIMDRVLPLEDCDVSAVIEREFKKRRVTLVTSDSVASSFKSDSGVRCTFKNGKEIEVAKVLVSVGRRLNTGGLRLENAGVGRGEKNEVAVNEAMETNVAGIYAAGDVAGRKMYAHSASREAIVAVSNAAGQKKAMDYSAVPSCVFTRPQVASVGMTEKGATDKGLEVKVGVFNLRGLGMAHVLDETSGMVKIVADAKTDEVLGVHIVGAHACELIHEGVVAVANKLTATALGETIHAHPTLSEAVMEAAEAVHGLSIHSSG; from the coding sequence GTGAACGATTTTGACCTTCTGGTCATCGGCGCCGGCCCCGCAGGCTACGTCGGGGCGATACGCGCCGCACAACTCGGGGCAAAAGTCTGTCTCGTCGAACGAGCGGACGTGGGCGGAGTCTGTCTCAACAGGGGCTGCATTCCGACCAAGACGCTCACGGGTCTTGCCGAGCTCCTCGAAAAGACCAGGACGTTCCAGAAGCTCGGGATACGAATCGAGGGAAACGTTGTCCCCGACCTGGCTCGTGCCGTGCAGAGGAAGCGAGAGATTGTCTCATCACTGGTGAGAGGAATCCGAACGCTGCTGGCGGCGAACGGCGTGACGCTCGTGAGCGGGGAGGCCAGCTTCGCCGACCAGAGAACAGTCGAGGTGAGACAAGCCGGTGCCACGCGGGAGCTCAGCGCAAACAAGATCCTCATCGCGACCGGTTCGGAGGCAAGCGAGCTTCCGAATCTTCCTTTCGACGGTTCCGCGATCATCTCGAGCAGCGAGGCGCTGGAACTGGAGGAAGTCCCTCGGAGCGTGCTTGTCGTAGGAGCCGGTGCGATAGGCTGCGAGTTCGCCTTCATCTTTAGCGCGCTGGGTAGCGCCGTGACGGTCGTTGAGATCATGGACAGGGTTCTTCCCCTCGAAGATTGCGATGTTTCCGCCGTCATCGAAAGGGAATTCAAGAAACGAAGAGTGACTTTGGTGACATCTGACAGCGTGGCGTCATCTTTCAAGAGCGACTCGGGTGTCAGATGCACTTTCAAGAATGGCAAGGAGATCGAGGTAGCAAAGGTGCTGGTCTCCGTCGGCCGCCGTCTCAACACCGGCGGATTGCGTCTCGAGAACGCCGGCGTCGGGCGTGGAGAGAAAAACGAAGTGGCGGTCAATGAGGCCATGGAGACGAACGTTGCCGGCATCTATGCGGCAGGTGACGTTGCCGGGAGGAAGATGTACGCTCATTCCGCCTCCAGGGAGGCAATAGTCGCTGTCTCCAATGCCGCGGGGCAGAAAAAGGCCATGGATTATTCCGCCGTGCCTTCCTGCGTTTTCACCAGGCCTCAGGTGGCGAGCGTGGGGATGACGGAGAAGGGAGCAACCGACAAGGGACTTGAGGTCAAGGTGGGGGTTTTCAATCTGAGAGGGCTGGGCATGGCGCACGTTCTTGACGAAACAAGCGGTATGGTGAAAATTGTGGCAGACGCCAAGACTGACGAGGTGCTTGGGGTACACATCGTGGGGGCGCACGCCTGCGAACTCATCCACGAGGGTGTCGTGGCAGTCGCCAACAAGCTCACCGCAACTGCGCTCGGCGAGACGATTCACGCTCATCCGACTCTCTCCGAAGCTGTGATGGAGGCAGCCGAAGCCGTGCACGGGCTCTCGATTCATTCCTCGGGGTGA
- a CDS encoding zinc metallopeptidase has protein sequence MFFLDPTFVFLIPALAFALYAQYKVSATYKQYLRVPSASGRTGLEVARAILSRNNLDDVEVEMGSGTLSDHYDPRKRVLRLSEPVYRGTSVAAVGIAAHEAGHAIQDGTGYAPLRIRHGLFPVANVGTMLAFPLFLAGFIFRSGRLMDVGILFFSVAVLFQVVTLPVELNASKRALGELEHAGIVDPRDLAGGRKVLNAAALTYLAAAAMAAVQLLRLLVLRGSRD, from the coding sequence ATGTTCTTCTTGGATCCGACTTTTGTGTTTCTCATACCGGCTCTTGCTTTTGCCTTGTACGCTCAGTACAAGGTCAGTGCCACGTACAAACAATACCTTCGCGTTCCTTCTGCCTCGGGCCGAACTGGACTGGAGGTCGCTCGCGCGATACTTTCCCGCAACAATCTGGACGACGTCGAAGTCGAGATGGGAAGCGGCACGCTCTCGGACCACTACGATCCGCGAAAGAGGGTCCTCAGGCTCTCGGAGCCGGTTTACAGGGGAACTTCAGTTGCGGCAGTCGGCATAGCCGCCCACGAGGCGGGCCACGCAATCCAGGACGGAACGGGCTACGCCCCTCTCAGGATCAGGCACGGTCTCTTCCCCGTTGCAAATGTCGGAACGATGCTGGCGTTTCCGCTCTTCTTGGCAGGATTCATCTTCAGATCGGGGAGACTGATGGACGTGGGCATCCTTTTCTTTTCCGTGGCGGTGCTCTTCCAGGTAGTGACGCTTCCTGTCGAGCTCAACGCCAGCAAGCGTGCACTCGGTGAACTCGAGCACGCGGGCATAGTAGATCCGCGTGACCTGGCTGGCGGAAGGAAGGTGCTGAACGCAGCAGCCCTTACCTATCTTGCTGCTGCTGCAATGGCTGCGGTACAGCTATTGAGACTGCTGGTGCTGAGGGGCAGTAGAGACTGA